A region from the Vicia villosa cultivar HV-30 ecotype Madison, WI linkage group LG3, Vvil1.0, whole genome shotgun sequence genome encodes:
- the LOC131654825 gene encoding uncharacterized protein LOC131654825 — MGSLMAGWDSNSSPSSLERNRSLTNEEIDAFWKSKKDTEEEHIKAISNLSKTIQPGKYEDSVPLALRMKETLGKDVNINLEHLITKNGWWTKSNWAFLNEPPVMETSTNKYASQFHVANSSA, encoded by the exons ATGGGTTCTCTTATGGCAGGATGGGACTCTAACTCATCACCTTCATCACTTGAAAGGAATCGGTCACTCACCAACGAAGAAATTGATGCTTTCTGGAAATCAAAAAAGGACACAGAGGAAGAACACATCAAAGCTATTTCCAATTTATCAAAGACTATTCAG CCTGGAAAATACGAGGATAGTGTGCCCTTGGCCCTACGCATGAAGGAGACATTAGGCAAGGATGTCAACATTAATTTGGAACACCTTATCACTAAAAATGGCTG GTGGACCAAGAGCAATTGGGCATTTTTGAATGAACCTCCAGTGATGGAAACTTCTACAAACAAGTATGCATCACAGTTTCACGTAGCCAACTCAAGTGCTTGA